DNA from Quercus lobata isolate SW786 chromosome 1, ValleyOak3.0 Primary Assembly, whole genome shotgun sequence:
ttcattgctctaccctttgtgaccattgttatttggttttttttttttttttttttttttttgttttctaggacttgcattgcataacattcatgcatttcattctaggattgtttttgtttcttcttttcaaaatatataataataaaaaaaaaaagggaaaaggaaaaagggaagcaaattgtgttttgcattattttcttggatttgaatcAAGGTTGGAcaatttatctttacataacatgtctatgtaccttgtttagcttggatgagcttatttattgcactttactagttgaagctttgtagtatatgttgtgtgggaaagatgtttatagttgttgatcacatgatcttgatcttgaagtcacatgcttttgattgtaaggactaaaaaatcctaagagaaagacataaataaccatttcaccactgtttactagccaatcatgaacaccttagtgcatatcgtaagatttttttcttgagaaagtatagcacatgcataaaaagaacataaggtgtagcctcatgttaaataattaaaattggggTGTAAATTATGGGGCTATAATAAATTctattctaaataaaattagtGTGTACAATTTgaggcaaatttttttttttaaatatatatatatatatatatatttatatgtgggGGCTACGGCCCAAAATAACGAGTTGGGCCTTGGGtccgtccgaggaggcaacGTGGCTCAGCGATCCACATTTTAAGCCTTATCACGggagacaaagaaaaaaggtccgaggaggaattcctccttgGACACTGAAAACCCAGAGCAAAGGTACATCCAAACCACTGAAGCCCATCCCCTAAATATGTGAAATGGgtggaaacacaaaatatctcagcaaaagctgtcaccaccacattgaatgcactacaACCACcttcctggccgcattaatgtggagaagacccctgaacagtgttgccttggccaccacaactcacaaaggactgagagaggtgtctgatgggatgggtGCTCAAGTGGAGGCTTGGATTATCAACAAGTATAAAGCTCAGATGGTAAAGAGGGGTCTATATAATGTATAGAAACCCccaaaagagagggagagataaaaaaaataaaaaaaaataaaaaagggcaAGAAGACTGGGGCATGAAAAGAAATTCTAATATACTAGTCTGTATACATAAATATAACTTTGAATCTCCTcagactagaagatttttcaaCGTAATGGTTTACGTTCTTGCTCATGTGCACCTTTTTCCCATGCAAGTCTTTGTCTAACTTATTTAACCTTAGTTCTTAAACCCATACTCTACTATATTATttgtgttgggctttttggatCAAAACTTCACACGATTGGGGTTTGGGCTCCAAAAATTGTCCCCCCACAATTGGTGCCGTTTGTGGGAAGAACTTGAGTGTTAATGAGTACGACGTTTAAGCATGGTAGGATCAAGTCCACACCAGGAAAATCCACACCAAGCTAACCCTCAGCAGACAGAACCTATTGAGCCTCAGCGGCAAAATAATCCTTCTGACCCTGGGCTAAATCCAGGTAATTGAAGAAACCGAGAGGGAAGCGTACATACTACTCAGACGAGCCAAAGCCACTCCCAAGTAGGTAGTCGCATATCCCAAAGGCAAAACAATTATTAGGCCATGCAGCAAGAGATAGACAACTTGAAAAAGAAGTTACGTTGTGCATAGCGAAGGCAATCCCTTTCCAGCTCAGATACATCCACTAACGAGGAGGAGGATGTCAGTTACAAGCTGAGGTCAAGAACTTCCCTAAGTGAAACTTTTTCATACGAAAAGGAGTCGTGCCATGAACGGAGATATAAGAGCCCATCTAGTAGGGGTTTGGGTAATGATGTCATAAACAAGGCACTGGATCAGATCTCCAGGTCACCCTTCGCGCATAGGATAGAGGGGGCTAAATTACATCGGCGCttcaatcaacctacgtttTCCATTTACAACAGCCGAGCAGACCCTGTGGAACTCGTCAGCCAGTTTAACTAGAGAATGGCTATCCATTCCTAGAATGAGGCTCTGATGTGTAAAGTTTTTCCATCCAGCCTGGGACcagtggcgatgagatggttcaacagcTTGAAGACGAACTCCATAGATTCCTATAAATAGCTTACTCAGGCTTTTTGTTCTCGCTTTATTACAAATAGCAGAGTCCCGTAACCCTAAGTTCGTTATTATCCTTGTCTATGCATGAGGGGGGAAACCTTAAAGGCGTAttcggatagatattgggaaGTGTATAACGAGATGGATGAAAACCACGATAACGTCGCCATCAGCACGTTCAAAAGTGGTCTCCCTACCGAGCACAGCTTAAGGAAATCTCTAACTGGTAAACCCGTCACCAGCGTTCGCCAACTGATGGACAGGATTGACAAATATAAAAGGGTGGAAGAGGACCAGCTACAAGGGAAAGGAAATGAGAAGATCATCCCCCCCAAAGGGAGTGATTACAGGTCGGAACAATATAACAGTAACCAGCCGAGGAGGGATTTTTCGAGACAGGCTGGACAAACCAACATGCAAACAGTTAATACCATATTCAGAGAGCCGGTGCAACAAGTCCtgaagaaagtaaaaaatgagcctttcttcaaatggccgagtAAAATGGCAGGAGACCACTTAAAGCGCAACCAGAACCTATATTGTCATTATCATTAAGACCACGGGCATACCACCGAGGATTGCAGAAATCTATGGAATAACCTGAATCAGTTGGTCCgtgaaggaaagttacgtcaccttttACACCACTCCAACGGTCATCTGGGCCAAGCAGTTCAAGAGCCTCGGAAAGATGTATCTTTGAGACCTCCCATGGGGACGATACACGTCATCCTTGCCACCCCAGGAAGAACCGGCGTTTTTCCCTCTGGGGTACTATCCGTGGCTCGGCTCCCCGTCGAGGATGGTGAAAGGGAgtccaaaagatctaaaaaggGAAACTTACTAATATTggggttctcggatgaggataagggGGAAACTATCCAACCTTATGAAGATGCTTTAGTGGTTACATTGAGGATTTGAGGGTTTGACGTGAAGAGGGTACTAGTAGATCCGGGTAGTGTAGTGGAAGTAATGTACCCCGATCGGTATAAGGGGCTCAACTTAAGGCCTAAGGATTTAACGGCTTATGACTCTCCTCTTATAAGTTTCGAAGGGAAGATTATTGTACCAAAAGGGCAGATCAGATTACCCATACAGACCGGatcagaggtggtggaggtagattttatcgtggtcgatgcttactcaccctacacggCCATAGTGGCCAGACCTTGGCTCCATGCCCTGGAAGCCGTGTCTTCTACGCTTCACCAGAAGGTAAAATACCCATCCGGGGGCCAAGTGGAAGAAATTCGTGGAGATCAAgccatggctaggcaatgcatggtggcCGCTATCTCGCGCCAGTCCAATGCCGAATCCTCAGCCTCTGTGAAGGGCTTATTGCAACTAACCGCCTTGGCAGCACAAGTCAgtgaactagccgaggagataaaATGTGAAAGTTTAGAAAGGGTTGCCGTTGACGATAATCCAGAAAGATTTTTCCAAGTCGGCTCGGAATTACCacttcaagaaaaagaggaactggtaGATTTTCTGAGGAGGAACATTGATGTatttgcatgggacgcctacgatgCCCCAGGGGTTAACCCTAGTCTCATTTTTCACTACCTGAACGTTAACCCGTCCTCTATTCCAAAGAAGCAGCCACCTCGGCGcccatcgaaagagcatgccgtCGCTGTTAGAGATGAAGTGATGAAGCTAAAaaaggcaggggctatcaaagaagtcttttaccccgaatggttggcaaatacggtggtggtaaagaaAAAGACAGGGAAGTGGTgagtctgcgtagacttcacagacttaAACAAGGCCTGCTCGAAGGATCCATTCCCGTTGCCTCGAATAGACCGATTGGTAGACGCGACTGTAGGCCACCCCAgaatgagcttcttggatgccttccagggtTATCATCAGATACCACTAGCTCTAGAAGATCAGGAGAAAACGGCGTTTATGACACCCGTCGAaaactaccactataaggtgatgcctttcaatttaaagaatgcagggtcaacctaccaaaggatgatgaccagaatgttcGAACCATAGCTGGGCAAGGctattgaagtctacatagacgatatggtagtaaaaagtaaagtggtgtccgagcacgtgaaagaccttgaAGTCATCTTTGGCATCTTAAGGGAGCACAAGCTGCGCCTCAATGTTTCTAAGTGTTCATTtagggtcgggtctgggaaatttcTGGGCTATATGGTAACCCACAGAGGAATAGAGGTAATCCCGGACCAAATCAAAGCGATTAATAGCCTACAAACTCCTCGGAACCCGAAAGAAGTACAAAAACTCACCGGTATGATCACagcgttgaaccggttcatctccCGATCTGCAAACCAATGCCGACCTTTCTACCTCTTGGTCAATAAGTGGAAGGTATTCGAGTGGTCCGAGGACTGTGTCATagccttccagcaacttaaagaatacTTGTCCCGgtcacccatcatgtccagccctgaggccgACGAGGTTTTGTTCGCATACATAGTAGTGGCCTCTCACGTTGTAAGCTTGGTATTAATACGGGTTGATAACAGGATACAACGATCGGTATATTACGTAAGTAAATCGTTACATGATGCTGAAGTGCGCTACTTACCATTGGAAAAGGCAATTCTTGCAGTAGTGCATGCCACGCGAAAACTTCCCCACTACTTTTAGGCACACATGGTCATTGTCCTGACTCAACTCCCCCTCCGATCGGTGCTCCGTAGTGCCGATTACACAAGAAGGATCGCTATGTGGAGTACACTTCTAGGGGCtttcaatattaaatatatgcctaGAACTTCTGTCAAGGGCCAAGTCCTCGCGGATCTAGTCACTGAATTTGCTGAACCTGCCATAGAAGCAGTAACCAAGGAGGAAAACAtagatggaaaatcggttggaaCAATCTCTGCACAAGGAGCCTCGCGATGGAAGGTTTATGTGGATGGCGCGGGAAACCAAAAAGGATCTGGGGTAGGGCTAGTTCTAATATCGCCCGAGAAGattaccattgaaaaatcattaagactTAGGTTCTCGGCTACAAACAACGAGGCCGAGTATGAGGCTTTGCTGCAAGGAATGGTCATGGTGCAAAAAATGGTCGGAAAGGTgatagaagcgttctcggactccagactggtagtAGGCCAGGTGAGGGGCAAGTTGGATGCTAGAGATGCAAGAATGCAGGAATACCTCGGTCAAGTCAAGCGCCTGCAATCagactttgaattttttaatttgacgCATGTCTCTAGGAATGGGAAC
Protein-coding regions in this window:
- the LOC115954616 gene encoding uncharacterized protein LOC115954616, which encodes MDENHDNVAISTFKSGLPTEHSLRKSLTGKPVTSVRQLMDRIDKYKRVEEDQLQGKGNEKIIPPKGSDYRSEQYNSNQPRRDFSRQAGQTNMQTVNTIFREPVQQVLKKVKNEPFFKWPRKLRHLLHHSNGHLGQAVQEPRKDVSLRPPMGTIHVILATPGRTGVFPSGVLSVARLPVEDGERESKRSKKGNLLILGFSDEDKGETIQPYEDALVVTLRI